In the Candidatus Kryptobacter tengchongensis genome, one interval contains:
- a CDS encoding Cohesin domain-containing protein, translating to LNTASISYNSATRIATIDPINDFKQGEIVTVTLTRGIKNITGDSMVRPYIWSFTVGVKDGSGNFKLVGTMSSFSEGSIHLSDMDNDGDLDLFHSEFWNRGRYYVNDGSGSFNSYIQFPVPNNAIILFINSGDIDNDGDLDIIGLTGYSILFVMEKDSNNFNLIWQYDYRDRPYSNYPHIALGDINGDGYLDIVATLQDGVGVIFKNNKNKTFSNILTWGAGSGVAIGDLDRDGDLDIVSSNGLILKNNGDESFEFLNSGGSGSGIYLNDFDGDGDLDIAFRGGDILKNNGNGIFTPTGQTLASGDWGKISGGDVDMDGDIDLIVASGGQTYIYLNRGDGSFNLFGSLNTGSSTLHVLLGDIDEDGDLDLITKNRSSESSNVLIFINRSMFPNIKLSTSTLNFGDVSLGNSKSLYLKIYNESGKETLTVNLSNTTTLFNISNDSLFIPPINNDSVLVTFNPVSYGRFEDSLVITSNDPNKPRLVVRLVGYSGNYVSGVITANTIWTRDNSPYIISGNLGIDAGVKLRIERGVRVVFKGRYNFNVDGILEVEGVEGDSVVFTSLYPDTMRYPGIRFRSGGRGSFRYVRVEGSDMGIWCVGASGLEVYNSIFEGNGYGVVDTSVNGVIIRDSKFLRNGEGVRFSSSSNVSVDGCVFSGNSVGVRANGGSVEVRGNRFNGDGNAIVVDGWTYGTLRVIGNEILGCVNGVNYSWGYGYLEVFDNVIVGNSGWGLYLVGVNGGVARGNLIMENGSGVYIWDGGGVNFERNKVLVNRGVGVQTNRGIFIRENLIFGNLGDGINTSGNNQILYNDIYGNAGDGIEASGKPVVNYNNIYGNIGYNLRATLQASDSIDAKNNWWGSVDRDEISSKIYDFYDDGVTVRVRFEPYLMEKVGMFAVTGFRGESKAGGVIRLSWDRHPFASRYVLYKGEAGGLDSTTIWVELDSSKVSYEFSIFDGLYSFGIRAVSSDGRFSPLVVIDNVLSDSRAPVLVYAFGVQGDSVISVKFNEAVDFSSVADTSNWGLNLGLKVGRVSTNRGYIVEYYNGENFGTFVARDTIRDASGINFNWGWGSPRAGVNSDYFSVRIRGYVYMPLSGVYKFSFVVSGYDGYRIIIGSDTLRNKFWYGWDTVRTVTRSFASGVYPLMFEFQEYYDTASVSLSWTRPDGVSELVPIYIRPNVDSYNLHLSSGQRLPVSDSLIVLRCRGISDLVGNVSGEQVIEFYPDDGNSNPSITLSGIVGEVSGDVRIDYVISDIEGDSVRLRCEYSVDGDSWFVASVVGDTVNIGRDRYRGYLIWRSKLDLADYSGEVSFRVTPRDNDPHNWGAFDLVRFKIDNYHRHRIVWSLTDTLSEYSDTIKVNYTLIDTTKDILKLKGYYRKDAEVNWKVATLIGDTANLDTTKYTGIIRWLSRRDLDGYDGYVWLKFEVNDGWVSNSGDSLRFKLDNNYPPLAILARVTSEQSDSVRLRYTLSDVEGDSLKIVVEYSEDGNTWRGAKIVGDTIIKPSNYSGEIVWLSREDLPGRDLYVYVRLTPMDNDVGEADTIRFKLDNNYPPVVKIDSIYGVKRRTGAYKDTLTFFFSILDSEGDTVRLRFFFKNADSVDAPWSYVTVSSGDTGDVMPGRYTFKWATNVDLPGSAGNYYFKIIPSDLDLGLSDSMLVQIDNLGVPHIALLDSFAGEYTGDITFNYRIVDEEGDTIKLVAEFSQDDGRSWRKATVVGDTLISDSTKYVGSLIWKSNMDLSGFDGFVRFRITPFDANRGIRSEVIFHLDNNEVPVIRYIETSVVEVSGEFEIKFVPFDQERDSLRFKFEYSVGDTMSWRNATTRMGSRYGDTLGVIWLSNYDLANQDVWVYFKITPFDRDTGKYAISGKFNVDNQTGPIILSTSPVNISFYNDTIKIKFDRKVYGIGSGVKIYGSLTGVHQFNSLSFDTVFYLIPSPHFASAETVTVKIIADSIKDSNGNTFDGDKDGDPEGSPVDDITLTFVSTIPGDYNFDKKVNIEDLALFRDVWINNYTSKEIGPATGKPPQMIVQPDGKVDFEDLMIFVMNWNWTVKTGGFKLASKILFGDMDSSKLMGISKAYKEQLLMFDKVETSNKYSRIGGLNNRYISYDVKFNLTDDFADTIYAGEFVLRYDPEILQFVGIKDNDVFGKLNDGKTIFLSYVDSVNGLVIINFANFGNLGMLRNDVVARIDFKVLKELEGEGAIAWELFGVSGNVYEFYDKVELNTIPEIPKEFALLQNYPNPFNPNTVIRYHVPRYSRVVIKIYDITGREVTVLVDDYFKPGYYEVVWDSRRRDGVEVSSGVYFYVMEAVEDTRNIFRSVRKMVVVK from the coding sequence GGTTAAATACAGCAAGTATTAGTTATAATTCAGCGACAAGAATAGCAACAATTGATCCGATAAATGATTTTAAGCAAGGAGAAATTGTGACTGTGACACTTACCAGAGGGATAAAGAATATAACAGGTGATTCAATGGTAAGACCATATATTTGGAGTTTTACAGTAGGAGTAAAAGATGGCTCTGGAAATTTTAAACTTGTAGGTACTATGAGTAGTTTCTCCGAGGGCTCTATACACTTAAGTGATATGGATAATGATGGTGACTTAGATTTATTTCACTCTGAATTTTGGAATCGAGGAAGATATTATGTCAATGATGGTAGCGGTTCTTTTAATTCTTATATTCAATTCCCTGTCCCGAATAATGCGATTATACTTTTTATTAACTCTGGAGATATTGATAACGATGGGGATTTAGATATTATTGGACTTACTGGATATTCTATTCTTTTTGTTATGGAAAAAGATAGCAACAATTTTAATTTGATATGGCAATATGATTACCGTGATAGACCTTACTCCAATTATCCACATATTGCTTTAGGAGATATAAATGGGGATGGTTATTTGGATATCGTTGCAACCCTTCAAGATGGTGTAGGTGTAATTTTTAAAAATAACAAAAATAAAACTTTTAGTAACATTTTGACCTGGGGCGCTGGATCAGGTGTTGCTATTGGTGATTTAGATAGGGATGGGGATTTAGACATTGTTTCTAGTAATGGATTAATCTTGAAAAATAATGGAGATGAATCGTTTGAATTTTTAAATAGTGGGGGTTCAGGTAGCGGAATATACCTTAATGATTTTGATGGTGATGGAGATTTAGATATTGCTTTTAGAGGCGGAGATATTCTTAAAAACAATGGAAATGGAATTTTTACCCCAACGGGACAAACGTTAGCAAGCGGTGATTGGGGAAAGATATCAGGTGGAGATGTGGATATGGATGGGGACATTGATTTAATAGTTGCGAGTGGTGGGCAAACATATATATACCTAAATAGAGGGGATGGGTCATTTAACCTTTTTGGATCTTTAAACACAGGTTCGTCTACACTGCATGTACTATTGGGTGATATTGATGAGGACGGCGATCTGGATTTAATCACCAAAAATAGGTCATCTGAAAGCAGTAATGTTCTAATCTTTATAAACAGAAGTATGTTTCCTAATATAAAACTATCTACATCAACACTTAATTTTGGGGATGTATCGCTTGGGAATAGTAAGAGTTTATATTTAAAAATATATAACGAAAGTGGCAAAGAAACATTAACTGTTAACTTAAGTAATACAACAACGTTATTTAATATTTCTAACGATAGTTTATTTATTCCACCTATAAATAATGATAGTGTCCTTGTTACATTTAATCCTGTATCTTATGGTCGTTTTGAGGATTCACTTGTTATAACGAGCAATGATCCGAATAAGCCGAGGTTGGTGGTCAGGCTGGTTGGGTATAGTGGGAATTATGTAAGTGGTGTAATAACTGCAAATACGATTTGGACGAGAGATAATTCACCGTATATAATTTCGGGTAATTTAGGGATAGATGCTGGGGTGAAGTTAAGGATAGAGCGAGGTGTTAGGGTTGTTTTCAAGGGGAGATATAATTTCAATGTAGATGGTATACTTGAGGTGGAGGGTGTAGAGGGGGATAGCGTTGTGTTTACGAGTTTATACCCGGATACGATGAGATATCCTGGGATAAGGTTCAGGAGTGGTGGTAGGGGGAGTTTTAGATATGTAAGGGTTGAGGGTTCTGATATGGGTATATGGTGTGTTGGTGCATCGGGTTTAGAGGTTTACAATAGCATTTTTGAGGGGAATGGATATGGGGTTGTTGATACAAGTGTTAATGGTGTTATAATTCGTGATAGCAAATTTTTGAGGAATGGGGAGGGTGTGAGGTTTTCTTCAAGTTCAAATGTTTCTGTTGATGGGTGTGTATTTAGTGGTAATAGTGTAGGTGTTAGGGCAAATGGTGGTAGTGTTGAGGTGAGGGGTAACAGGTTTAATGGGGATGGGAATGCGATTGTTGTTGATGGCTGGACATATGGGACATTGAGAGTGATAGGGAATGAGATTTTAGGTTGTGTTAATGGTGTGAATTATTCTTGGGGATATGGTTATTTAGAGGTTTTTGACAATGTTATAGTTGGCAATAGTGGGTGGGGTTTATATTTGGTTGGTGTTAATGGTGGAGTTGCGAGGGGTAATTTGATTATGGAGAATGGTTCTGGGGTTTACATTTGGGATGGTGGAGGTGTTAATTTTGAGAGGAACAAGGTTTTGGTTAATAGAGGTGTTGGGGTTCAGACGAACAGGGGGATATTCATAAGGGAGAATTTGATATTTGGTAATTTGGGTGATGGGATAAACACATCGGGTAATAATCAGATTTTGTATAATGATATTTATGGTAATGCTGGTGATGGGATAGAGGCATCTGGTAAGCCTGTTGTAAATTACAACAACATATATGGGAATATTGGTTATAATTTGAGGGCGACGCTTCAGGCGAGTGATTCAATAGATGCGAAGAATAACTGGTGGGGGAGTGTGGATAGGGATGAGATAAGTTCAAAGATATATGATTTTTATGATGATGGTGTGACGGTCAGGGTTAGGTTTGAGCCGTATTTGATGGAGAAGGTGGGCATGTTTGCGGTTACAGGATTTAGGGGTGAGAGCAAGGCTGGTGGGGTTATAAGGTTAAGTTGGGACAGGCATCCATTTGCGTCAAGGTATGTTTTGTATAAGGGTGAGGCTGGGGGATTGGATAGCACAACTATATGGGTTGAGCTGGATTCAAGCAAAGTTAGTTATGAGTTTTCTATTTTTGATGGTTTGTATAGTTTTGGGATAAGGGCTGTTTCAAGTGATGGGAGGTTTTCACCTTTGGTTGTAATAGATAATGTTTTGTCAGATTCAAGGGCACCTGTTTTGGTTTATGCTTTTGGGGTTCAGGGGGATAGTGTTATAAGTGTTAAGTTCAATGAGGCTGTTGATTTTTCAAGTGTTGCTGATACATCAAATTGGGGATTGAACCTTGGTTTAAAAGTTGGGAGAGTTTCAACGAATAGGGGATATATTGTTGAGTATTACAATGGTGAAAATTTTGGGACATTTGTTGCAAGGGATACGATTAGAGATGCATCTGGAATTAACTTTAACTGGGGTTGGGGTTCACCGAGAGCTGGAGTCAATAGTGATTATTTTTCAGTCAGGATAAGGGGTTATGTTTATATGCCTTTAAGTGGGGTTTACAAATTTTCATTTGTTGTTTCTGGTTATGATGGGTATAGGATAATTATTGGTTCTGATACATTGAGGAATAAATTTTGGTATGGTTGGGATACGGTTAGGACTGTTACGAGGAGTTTTGCATCTGGTGTTTATCCTTTGATGTTTGAGTTTCAGGAGTATTATGATACAGCTTCTGTTTCTTTAAGTTGGACAAGACCTGATGGTGTAAGTGAGTTAGTTCCGATATACATTAGACCTAATGTAGACAGTTACAATTTGCATCTTTCTTCTGGGCAGCGTTTGCCTGTTTCGGATAGTTTGATAGTTTTGAGATGTAGGGGTATAAGTGATTTGGTTGGGAATGTATCAGGGGAGCAGGTGATAGAGTTTTATCCTGATGATGGTAATAGTAATCCGAGCATAACATTGTCTGGGATAGTTGGTGAGGTGAGTGGTGATGTGAGGATAGATTATGTTATAAGTGATATTGAGGGTGATAGTGTAAGGTTGAGGTGTGAGTATTCGGTTGATGGGGATAGTTGGTTTGTTGCGAGTGTTGTTGGGGATACTGTTAATATAGGCAGGGATAGGTATAGGGGTTATTTGATATGGAGGAGCAAGTTGGATTTGGCGGATTATTCTGGTGAGGTAAGTTTTAGAGTTACGCCAAGGGATAATGACCCGCATAATTGGGGAGCATTTGATCTGGTAAGATTTAAAATTGATAACTATCATAGACACAGGATAGTTTGGAGTTTAACAGATACATTGAGCGAATATTCTGATACCATCAAAGTTAATTATACTTTGATTGATACTACGAAAGATATTTTGAAACTCAAGGGATATTACCGCAAAGATGCAGAGGTAAATTGGAAGGTAGCAACTTTAATTGGAGATACAGCGAATCTTGATACAACGAAATATACAGGTATAATCAGGTGGTTAAGCAGGAGGGATCTTGATGGATACGATGGATATGTATGGTTGAAGTTTGAAGTAAATGATGGGTGGGTGAGTAATTCTGGAGATTCGCTAAGGTTTAAGCTTGATAATAATTATCCTCCACTGGCTATACTTGCAAGGGTGACATCTGAACAAAGCGATAGTGTGAGACTTAGATACACTTTGAGTGATGTTGAGGGTGATTCATTAAAGATAGTGGTTGAATACTCAGAAGATGGAAATACTTGGAGGGGTGCGAAGATAGTTGGAGATACAATTATAAAACCTTCAAATTATAGTGGGGAAATTGTTTGGTTATCAAGGGAAGATTTGCCAGGCAGGGATTTATATGTTTATGTCAGGCTGACGCCGATGGACAATGATGTTGGGGAGGCTGATACTATAAGGTTTAAACTTGACAATAACTATCCTCCTGTAGTTAAAATTGATTCTATATATGGTGTTAAGAGAAGAACGGGTGCATACAAGGATACGCTTACCTTTTTCTTCTCTATTTTAGATAGCGAGGGAGATACAGTGAGGTTGAGGTTTTTCTTCAAAAATGCTGATAGCGTGGATGCCCCATGGAGTTATGTTACCGTGTCTTCGGGGGATACTGGGGATGTAATGCCTGGTAGATATACTTTCAAATGGGCAACCAATGTTGATCTTCCAGGTTCAGCTGGAAATTATTACTTTAAAATCATCCCATCTGATCTTGACCTGGGTTTGTCGGATTCCATGTTAGTTCAAATTGATAACCTTGGTGTTCCGCATATTGCATTGCTGGATAGTTTTGCTGGGGAATATACGGGTGATATTACATTTAATTATAGAATAGTGGATGAGGAGGGTGACACGATAAAGTTAGTTGCTGAATTTTCGCAGGATGATGGTAGAAGTTGGAGAAAAGCGACAGTTGTCGGTGATACACTTATCTCAGATAGCACAAAATATGTTGGCTCGTTGATATGGAAATCAAATATGGATTTATCAGGATTTGATGGTTTTGTGAGATTTAGGATTACTCCTTTTGATGCCAATAGAGGGATCAGAAGCGAGGTAATTTTCCATCTTGATAACAATGAGGTTCCAGTTATAAGATATATTGAAACATCAGTGGTTGAGGTATCGGGGGAGTTTGAGATTAAATTTGTTCCTTTTGATCAGGAGAGAGATTCATTGAGGTTTAAGTTTGAGTATTCGGTTGGTGATACAATGAGCTGGAGGAATGCAACGACCAGGATGGGATCAAGGTACGGGGATACGCTTGGGGTTATATGGTTATCTAATTATGATCTGGCAAATCAGGATGTTTGGGTTTACTTTAAAATAACGCCGTTTGACAGGGATACGGGTAAATATGCTATATCTGGAAAATTTAATGTTGATAATCAAACAGGTCCGATTATTCTTTCAACTTCTCCCGTTAATATCAGTTTTTACAATGATACAATTAAGATAAAATTTGATAGAAAGGTTTATGGAATTGGAAGCGGTGTGAAAATTTATGGAAGTTTGACTGGCGTGCATCAATTTAACAGTTTATCTTTTGATACCGTTTTTTATCTTATCCCATCTCCTCATTTCGCCTCTGCTGAGACGGTGACGGTGAAGATAATTGCAGATAGCATTAAAGATTCAAATGGAAATACTTTTGATGGGGATAAAGATGGTGATCCAGAGGGTTCGCCTGTTGATGATATAACTTTAACATTTGTTTCAACGATTCCAGGGGATTACAACTTTGATAAAAAAGTTAACATTGAAGATCTTGCTTTGTTCAGGGATGTATGGATAAATAATTACACAAGTAAAGAAATTGGACCTGCGACTGGGAAGCCACCTCAGATGATTGTTCAGCCTGATGGTAAGGTTGATTTTGAAGATTTGATGATTTTTGTCATGAATTGGAACTGGACAGTTAAAACAGGAGGGTTCAAGTTGGCAAGTAAAATTTTGTTTGGGGATATGGATTCAAGCAAATTGATGGGCATAAGCAAGGCTTATAAGGAGCAGTTATTGATGTTTGATAAGGTTGAAACATCTAATAAATATAGTCGCATTGGTGGATTGAACAATAGGTATATCAGTTATGATGTTAAGTTCAATTTAACAGATGATTTTGCGGATACGATTTATGCAGGTGAATTTGTTCTCAGATATGATCCTGAAATTTTACAATTTGTTGGGATAAAAGATAATGATGTTTTTGGTAAACTTAACGATGGCAAGACAATCTTTTTGAGTTATGTTGATTCGGTAAACGGGTTGGTTATAATTAACTTTGCTAATTTTGGGAATTTAGGCATGTTAAGAAATGATGTTGTCGCAAGAATTGATTTTAAGGTGCTCAAGGAGTTGGAAGGTGAGGGTGCGATTGCTTGGGAATTGTTTGGAGTTTCTGGAAATGTATATGAGTTTTATGATAAGGTGGAACTTAACACTATCCCTGAGATTCCTAAAGAATTTGCTTTGTTGCAGAATTATCCAAATCCATTTAATCCGAATACGGTTATAAGGTATCATGTGCCCAGGTATAGTCGTGTGGTTATAAAAATTTACGATATCACGGGAAGAGAAGTCACAGTCCTTGTTGATGATTACTTTAAGCCTGGTTATTATGAGGTTGTTTGGGACAGCAGAAGAAGGGATGGGGTAGAGGTTTCAAGTGGTGTTTATTTTTATGTTATGGAAGCAGTTGAAGATACTCGTAATATTTTCAGAAGTGTAAGGAAAATGGTTGTGGTAAAATAA
- a CDS encoding transcriptional regulator, LacI family yields MNGNPHVSEKTRLKVLEIARKLNYQPHTYAQRLAKQKAYAISAVIPFFTSYFFMEVLRGVQSKISEIGFDLVLYGVNDPSTQIEYYIQKSTHRGKVDGVLFFSMKFPETYTKYFIQRGIPIVLVDTFHPKFDSITVDNFKGAYLAVKHLIELGHEKIGMICARLESIPAKQRFDGFKQAIVDHGKKFYEEFFVETRDTRLDGFNREAGYYACKELLSRGSEIPSAIFVSSDIQAIGVIEALNEKGIKVPDDISVIGFDDIELARDFGLTTVRQPMYEMGVIAVERLFERMNDKDAKPKHIKFIPELVIRKTCP; encoded by the coding sequence TTGAATGGAAATCCTCATGTTTCGGAGAAAACAAGGCTTAAAGTTCTTGAGATCGCAAGGAAGTTAAATTACCAGCCACATACTTATGCACAGAGGTTAGCAAAGCAAAAAGCTTATGCCATTTCAGCGGTAATTCCTTTCTTCACAAGTTATTTCTTTATGGAGGTTCTTCGTGGAGTTCAGAGTAAGATTTCGGAGATTGGTTTTGATCTTGTCCTTTATGGTGTAAATGATCCGTCAACCCAGATTGAGTATTATATTCAAAAAAGCACACATAGGGGGAAAGTTGATGGTGTTCTTTTCTTTTCAATGAAATTTCCTGAAACTTATACGAAATACTTTATTCAGCGTGGAATCCCAATTGTTCTTGTTGATACATTTCATCCAAAATTTGATTCAATTACGGTTGATAATTTCAAAGGGGCTTATCTTGCTGTTAAACATTTAATTGAGCTTGGGCATGAGAAAATTGGTATGATATGTGCACGGCTTGAAAGTATTCCAGCAAAGCAAAGATTTGATGGTTTTAAACAAGCAATTGTTGATCATGGGAAGAAGTTTTATGAAGAATTTTTCGTTGAGACAAGGGATACACGGCTTGATGGTTTTAATCGTGAAGCTGGATATTATGCATGTAAAGAACTTTTAAGTCGCGGTAGTGAAATTCCATCTGCTATTTTTGTATCAAGTGATATTCAGGCAATTGGGGTGATTGAGGCTTTAAATGAGAAAGGGATCAAGGTTCCTGATGATATCTCTGTGATCGGCTTTGATGATATTGAACTTGCAAGGGATTTCGGGCTTACGACGGTTAGACAGCCAATGTATGAGATGGGGGTTATAGCTGTTGAAAGGCTTTTTGAGAGGATGAATGATAAAGATGCGAAACCAAAGCATATTAAATTCATCCCAGAATTAGTAATTAGGAAGACATGTCCTTAA
- a CDS encoding Outer membrane receptor proteins, mostly Fe transport: MDLKKFLLLIFIPALVLAGNTGKIAGRVTDAQTGEPIVGANVIIEGTYLGAASDFNGNYVIINVPPGTYRVKASAVGYKAVIKEGVKVSIDLTTRVDFQLEQTVIELGQEVVVVAERPLVQKDLTASTAIVGSELIQALPITEFQEVVQLQAGVVAGHIRGGRSGEVAYWIDGVPVTDVYDRSAVISVDRKSIQELQLVSGAFNAEYGQAMSGIINIATKDGSNKLSGSFTSYLGGYATNHTNIFTGLGKFDPLSIRNFEGNLSGPIVRDKIFYYLNGRWIYFGGWLYGIRKFKPENIVDNRDPDPNKWVISINPGQGFGDSAYVPMNWNQKIFLQGKFTFQVSPTLKISYNYMNEYMKYRTFDFAFKYNPDGDLNRFHKGITNIFTINHTLSKSTFYQLSFSYFFKDYRHYVFKDPHDPRYVHPKLLLQPGPYSFIAGGMKMDHFYRNTGTYVAKFDLTSQITKVHQVKTGVELRYHTIYFEGFYLDLSDEDRARDPILDGNPYVKTRIPDVSEPSHTLFRNHPKEFSAYIQDKMEFNEIILNVGVRFDYFNPDWHILADPSDPNIYQPLKPQNRYFDTNNNGIYGDEGDVPKTVDDRRAYWYIRAKPKWQWSPRIGVAFPITDRGVIHFSYGHFFQIPPFEYLYTNPEFKLGSGTGNIGLVGNADLKPEQTVSGEIGVQQAITSDVVIELTGYFRDIRNLTGTRADEIFIFGGSAWYNKYENTDFGFVRGIVFSLDKRFSNNWALTIDYTFQVAKGNASDPAQTRNLRLGGQWPEIKIIPLDWDQRHTLNVTASYSVPGNWGLSVVAQYGSGTPYTPRQSKNIGTLLINSEKKPSTFNVDLRIYKDIKFKFFTFSLFARVYNLFDIKNAYGVYNDTGRPDFTLDYLSALRQQPVQLVNTLGEWFTNPTFYSEPRRIEFGLTIFFGQ, encoded by the coding sequence ATGGATTTAAAAAAGTTTCTTCTTTTGATTTTTATCCCGGCGCTTGTATTAGCTGGGAATACGGGTAAAATAGCGGGGCGTGTGACAGATGCTCAAACAGGAGAGCCGATAGTTGGAGCGAATGTAATAATTGAGGGAACTTATCTTGGGGCTGCTTCTGATTTTAATGGAAATTATGTCATAATTAATGTCCCACCGGGAACTTATAGGGTAAAAGCATCTGCGGTTGGATATAAAGCTGTAATTAAAGAAGGGGTGAAAGTTTCAATTGATCTTACAACAAGGGTGGATTTTCAACTTGAGCAAACTGTAATTGAACTTGGTCAGGAGGTTGTGGTTGTTGCAGAAAGACCACTTGTCCAAAAAGATTTGACTGCTTCAACCGCAATTGTTGGCAGTGAGTTAATACAAGCTTTACCTATAACTGAATTTCAGGAAGTTGTTCAGCTTCAGGCTGGGGTTGTTGCAGGGCATATTCGTGGTGGAAGAAGTGGCGAAGTCGCATATTGGATTGACGGTGTGCCGGTAACAGATGTTTATGATAGAAGTGCTGTGATTTCGGTTGATAGGAAATCAATTCAGGAGCTTCAGCTTGTAAGCGGTGCGTTTAACGCTGAATATGGTCAGGCGATGTCGGGGATTATAAACATAGCAACTAAAGATGGAAGCAATAAGCTTAGTGGTAGTTTTACCAGTTATCTTGGCGGATATGCAACTAACCATACGAATATATTTACAGGATTAGGTAAGTTTGATCCGTTATCAATTAGAAATTTTGAGGGGAATTTAAGCGGTCCGATAGTTCGTGATAAAATTTTTTACTATTTGAATGGGCGATGGATTTATTTCGGTGGCTGGCTTTACGGCATAAGGAAATTTAAACCAGAAAATATAGTTGATAATCGTGATCCAGATCCAAACAAATGGGTGATCAGCATCAATCCAGGACAAGGTTTTGGAGATAGTGCCTATGTTCCGATGAATTGGAATCAAAAAATTTTCTTACAGGGTAAATTTACATTTCAAGTTTCGCCGACGCTTAAAATTTCTTACAACTACATGAATGAGTATATGAAATATCGCACTTTTGATTTTGCATTTAAATATAATCCAGATGGTGATTTAAATCGCTTCCATAAAGGGATTACGAACATTTTTACGATAAATCACACATTAAGTAAGTCAACCTTTTATCAGTTGAGTTTCTCGTATTTCTTTAAGGATTACAGACATTATGTTTTTAAAGACCCGCATGATCCAAGGTATGTTCATCCTAAACTTTTGCTTCAGCCAGGACCGTATAGTTTTATTGCTGGTGGAATGAAGATGGATCATTTTTATCGCAACACTGGGACATATGTTGCAAAGTTTGATTTGACATCTCAAATAACGAAGGTTCATCAGGTTAAAACTGGTGTGGAACTTAGATATCATACAATTTATTTTGAAGGTTTTTATCTTGATCTTTCAGATGAAGACAGAGCAAGGGATCCGATACTTGATGGGAATCCTTATGTTAAGACGAGAATACCTGACGTAAGCGAGCCAAGTCATACATTGTTCAGGAATCATCCAAAGGAATTTTCTGCTTATATTCAAGACAAGATGGAGTTTAATGAGATAATTTTAAATGTTGGGGTTAGATTTGACTATTTCAATCCTGATTGGCATATCCTTGCTGATCCATCCGATCCAAATATCTACCAACCTTTGAAACCGCAGAATAGATATTTTGATACGAATAATAATGGGATTTATGGTGATGAGGGAGATGTTCCGAAAACAGTTGATGATAGGAGAGCCTATTGGTATATTCGTGCAAAGCCGAAGTGGCAGTGGAGTCCAAGGATTGGGGTTGCTTTTCCGATAACTGATCGTGGTGTGATTCACTTTTCTTATGGTCATTTTTTCCAGATACCGCCTTTTGAATATCTTTATACTAATCCTGAATTTAAACTTGGTTCTGGGACTGGGAACATTGGACTTGTTGGGAATGCTGATTTAAAGCCTGAGCAAACTGTCAGTGGCGAGATAGGTGTTCAGCAGGCGATCACAAGTGATGTTGTAATTGAATTGACGGGATATTTCAGGGACATAAGAAATTTGACTGGGACGAGGGCTGATGAGATTTTCATTTTTGGTGGTTCGGCTTGGTATAACAAATATGAGAACACTGATTTTGGCTTTGTTCGCGGGATAGTTTTCTCGCTTGATAAAAGATTTTCAAACAACTGGGCTTTGACGATTGATTATACTTTTCAAGTTGCGAAAGGGAATGCCTCTGATCCAGCGCAAACGAGAAATCTTCGTTTGGGAGGGCAATGGCCTGAGATTAAAATAATTCCACTTGATTGGGATCAAAGACATACTTTAAATGTAACCGCTTCATATTCTGTTCCGGGCAACTGGGGGTTGAGTGTAGTTGCTCAATATGGAAGTGGAACTCCATATACACCGAGACAATCAAAAAACATCGGAACGCTTTTAATTAACTCTGAGAAGAAACCATCAACATTTAATGTTGACTTAAGGATTTACAAAGATATCAAGTTTAAGTTCTTTACATTTTCTTTGTTCGCCCGTGTATATAATCTGTTTGACATAAAGAATGCTTATGGTGTTTACAATGATACTGGAAGACCTGACTTCACTCTTGATTATTTAAGCGCGTTAAGACAGCAACCCGTTCAACTCGTTAACACGCTTGGTGAATGGTTTACAAATCCGACATTTTATTCTGAACCCAGGAGGATTGAGTTCGGATTGACAATTTTCTTCGGGCAGTGA